A window of Adhaeribacter arboris genomic DNA:
CGAAGACCAGTGCGGAAACAGCTGCCACCAATGCTAATAACTCTGCTACAGCAGCAGGCACCGCGAAGACAGCTGCGGAAACTGCCAAGACTGCGGCCGAAACAGCAGCATCAGGAATTAGCACCGATCTTACCTCCCTGGCAGAGGGAATTGCCAGTGTTAATCAACGAATAACTGATTTACCGGCAACCACTAAAACTAACTTAGGTTTGGATCAATTGGATAATACTTCCGACTTAAACAAACCAATTTCCACCGCCACTAAAACCGAGCTGGACAAAAAGCAAGATGCCGTTGTTTCCAACTTCCTGGATCTACCGGCTCCCGTGGCGAACGTCATTACTTTGGTTTACGATCCGTTAAAGCCGTACGGCTACGTCGAATTAAACGGTAATAATCTAACGATTCAGTTAGATGACTTAGAAGAAGGCGAACCTGGAGTAGGCATTAAAGTTAAAAAAGTGGTTGGAACGGAAGCGGTAACTTTTAAAAACGGCACCACGACCATTGCTCCCCCCGCTACGCCTACTCCTTCCACCGGAGCTAATTCCTGGGATTTATGGTTTGTGGAAAAATTTAAAAGTTTATTTTTCATTGATTTAAAGCCTTTCGGCACCCCAACTCCGCCACCGGCACCCGTAACCAAATTACCCAATGTAACTGGCTTTGGCCTGCAGCAAACCGGGCCGCACCAGGTCACTATTTCCTATAACAATTACGCTACCTCCTCGGGTATCTCCGGTTGTACGCTTCAAATTATCCGGCCTACTTCGGCTACGGGAACGGCCCCCACGGTGGATTCTTCCACCAACCTGGCTAATCCGAAAGTGGATAATGGTCCGGTGGTAGGTAACGCCAACGCGACTTTGGATACCGGTAAAACTTACATCTACCGCATGCGAGCCACCAAGAGTGGCTATACCAGTTCGGACTGGGTTACGCAAAGCATAACCATTATTTAATTTATGGGAGTATTGCAGCAAAGTTACCGGATCCGGTTAGCCTCCAACACCATTGCCCGGATTATCGAAGCCGTAGCCAACATGACGGCTTCGCCTAAATCGGGCAATGCTCCGCTGGTGGTAGCTTTTGATGGCACAGGTAGTTCCGGAACCAATAATGCGGACCTCAAAGAATACCAATGGGATTTCGGTGATGGTGTAACGGCTACCACTACTACCCCGACCACCACGCATACCTATACGGTGGTGGCCACCAGGAAGGCTAGTTTAGTGGTTAAAGATATTTATAACATTGTTTCCGACCCATTTTATTTAACCATAAACGTGGGGGGTACCCAACCACCGGAAGAAGAATATTCTACTTTCACGTTGGATCTGGCGGATATGGCTTTGAAATATAAGCGCCTGAAAGAAACCACCGCTAGCCCACCAACGGCTAGTTATCCGGAATACGTTACTGCCTTAGCGGCTTTAAAAGCACGAATTGGCAACAACAGCCCCAAGGTGAGTACGCTCAGCTCAAATACCTTAACCCGGATAAATTATAATCTAACCTTAAAGCCGGACACCTACAATAATTCAGCTATTAACTATGGTCTGAGTACCACCAAGCGCAACGCCTATACGTTGCCGCCTTATTGGTGGCCACGCCGGGTAAATACTACTACGGGTACCTACGACTCATCCAAATCTTACAATGAAGCGGGAGCTATTGTGGGCAACGGAGAACCTTATGTAAAGAGAGATGGCATTGTAAATCCCGAAACGAGCATTTATAAAGATGCCGGCTACATTCAACAAATAGCCGCCGATGTTTTAACTTTAGGGGTTTATTTTTACTATTCCAGCGATCAATCTTACGCCAATAAGGCGGTGGCTCTGTTAAAATCCTTTTTTACCAGTACCACGACCGGCATGATGCCGCATTCTAAATTTATCGAGGTAATAAAGGGAAATGTTGATTGGAAAGGTTACGGCTCCAGTTCCGGCTTTGTGGCCACCGAAGTACTGACCGACATCGCGGATAGCTTCCAATTACTGCGGATTCGCGGAGCTTCCGCCCTCGACGATGTTTTTGAAACGGCCATGTTGCAGTGGATTACCGATTTCTGGGGCTATATGACCAAAGAATTTACTTCTAAACCCGCTACTACGGACGTAGAAAATTACATCCACTGGAAAAAACTGTGGGATCCTACTTCCTCCTCGGGTATTTATTACAACTATAATAACATTCGTACCCTGTATACTTTACAAGTTTGCACGTTTGCGGTTCTTACCGGGAAAAAACAATGGGCCATTGACCACATAAACAAGTACGTGAAAGATGTAGGCTCCACCAAAGGGTTGATCTCGCGGCAATTTGAGGTCGTTACCCGGACCGGAACCAATGGGGTGAGCGAAACCTTTTGTGACCAACCTTTAGAACTTAGCCGAACCCGGCCCTGGACGTATAGTTGTAAAAATTTAACCGGTTGGTTGCAATTATGCCAATTAGCGCAATACTTAGGCATGGACCTGGCGAACTACGTTTCACCTGGTGGATCTTCGATTAAAAAGGCCATCAACGGAATGTTGTTTTATACCGAAAACACTTCGGTATTTCCCAAACTGGACAATGGCAAGCCGATCAGTGATCCGGTGCTGTACGACTTGTTTGATTCGCGTGCCCGATTGGCCTCCGGATTGTGGCCCAATGATGCCGCCTTACAAACCCGGATAAAAAATATTTAACGGCCTTAAATACTAAATACGGCACTACTAGCGCCAGCTCGGAGGCCTATTACCAAGCCGGGAAGAATTGGGAATTACTGGTCCAGAAAATCGGCTACACTTTTTAGATAAGATTTCAAAAAACACCTTCTGATCAGGAGGTGTTTTTTTGTCCTTTCAGTAGCCTGATCCTGACTTAATCTTTGCATCGAACTATTACGCACCGATGCAAGTCAACCGCATACTTTCCGCTGTCCTCTCCCAACCCTGGCTGATAGACCCCCTCGCCGCCGAAGGATTACTGCCCCTGGTTTTAAAAATGCTGGAGCAGGGCCCTACGGCTCAGCTGGAGGAGGAGCCCAAAGACAAGAAGAAAAAAGGATGGCAATACGAGGTAGCCTTAGTCGGGCATGCCTCGGCCGGCCGGGCCAGTTTGATGAGCTACAGCAGCTACGACGATGCGCCGGCAGGATCCATTGCAGTAACGACGGTTTCCGGTTCGATGATGCGCAACGATTACTGCGGTTCTCCTGGTACCAGCACGCTGGGCCAGCGCATTAAGGAAGCGGATGCTCACCCGAATATTGGCGCTCATCTGGTGCGATTCAATACGCCGGGTGGTACCGTGGATGGTACCGAAGCTTTTGCTTCCATCATCCAGCAAACGCAAAAACCCTTGGTAGCCTTTGCTGAATCCATGTGTTCGGCTGGTTACTGGTCCGGATCCGGCGCCAATCTAATTGTGGCAGCCGGTAAAACGGCCGGGGTCGGCAGCATTGGTACCATGATCTCCTTGGCTAGCTTCGAAGAATATTATAAGAAGATCGGCATTGCCACGCATAATATTCGCGCTACCAAGTCCAAAGATAAAAATGAAGGCTACTACCAGGCCTTAGAAGGCAAGTACGATAAGCTCCGGACCGAAAGCCTGGATCCGATTAATGAAGCCTTTATGGCCGCCGTCCAAGAAAACCGGGGCGATAAATTAAATCTTAAGAAAGAAGATGTCCTAACGGGCAAAGTGTATTACGGTCAAAGTATCGTGGATGTCGGCTTGGCCGATGAAATCGGAAACTTTGATTACGCCGTTCGCCGGGCGCAGGAACTCGCCCAGGAACACTCCTCCAGCAATCAATCCACCATCCATAACCAAGAAATGAGCTTATTTTCTAAAAACAAATTTCCGAAGCTGAGCGCTCTGGCCGGCAAAAAAACGGAAGACATCACCGCCGAAGAATTCGATGCGGTGAACGAAGAGCTGGAAGCTGCCGGCATCGATACAGCCGGTTTTATTACTGCCGCGCAGTTGACCACTTTTGAAACGGGCTTAAGTGACGCCACTCGGTTACAAACCGAGAACAACACTTTAACAGCCGCCAACACCAAACTTACGGCTGACTTAGCTACCGCGAATTCCGAAGTTACTCGCTTAGGTGCGCTCGATGGCGCTGCTTCAACAGGATCTGCGAAAGCCGGTACGGAGATGGAAGAAGAAGCCGCCGAGGATGAAAACCAAAAAGCCATCGATGCACTGCCGCACAACCAGGCGCTGGCCAATAACCCTGCCTTTAATTAATACCCGCAACCTCATACTAAAAACAATTAATCACTCCTCATTTAATCTAAAATGAATATCGCAGACATTAAAACCGAATTTGGGGCTTACTACCTGAACAACGGGCAAAACTTGAGCCGCCTGTTTAAGTTATTGATGATTTCTTCTGTCACGGATTCGGTTTTAACGCCTATTAAAACCGATGACACTATTTGGCAGGCCGCTAAAGCTACCATCGGCCGGGTATTACAGCCTTTTCAAAAAGCTTGGACGCCGATTGGTACCGCTGAGTTCAAACCTTTGAGCATCCAGCAGTTTAAAATGAAAATTGACTCCCAGGAGTACCCAGATGATTTAGAAGCATCCTGGTTAGGTTTCTTAGCTGGGGATGGCATCGATCGGAAAACCTGGCCTTTTGTGCGCTGGTTCGTGGAAGTAATGTTAATTCCGCAGGCCATTGAAGATTACGAGTTGAATGAAGTGTACAAAGGTGTTCGGGTAGAGCCGACTGCCGGCACCGCTGGCGCTTCTGGTACTTCCATCAACGGTATCCGGAAAGCTATCAACGATAACGTAACGGCTGGCCGCATTACCCCGATTGTTACCGGTGCTTTGTCTTCGGACAATAAAGTATTGGTGGATCAGTTTGAAACTTTCGTGGACGCGATCAACCTGCGTTACCAGCACATTCCGATGCAGCTTTGCGTGCAGCCATCCGTAGAGCGCCGGTTCCACCGGGGTTACCGGGCCTTGTACGGGAAAGATACCGATTACAAAGGTTCTAATGGCTCCGTGGATTTCTCGAACATCACCATTATTGGTTTGCCATCTATGATCGGCTCCAATAAAATCTGGTGCACACCAAAAGGCAATGGCATCCATTTGGGTAAGAAAACCCAGAACAAGTCTGCCATGCAAATTGAAAACGTGGATCGTTTGATCAAAATGTACTCTGACTGGTGGTCCGGAGTTGGCTTTATCCTGCCGGAAATTGTGTTCACCAACGATCAGGATCTGGCCTCTTAAGGCCGGATCCTTTACCTAAGTTTCATATCTAAAATAAGGAGATAATAAAAGTGGATAATACCCAAAACCAGCCTCTATCGGCCGAAGAAGAATTAAAATTACTTCGGGAGCAACTAGCGGCTAAAGATTCAATTATTGCCGAGCAGCTGGAGCAATTAGATCTAGCGGAAGCGCAAAAAGGCAATCCTCTACCGGTCGTATCACACGACAAAAAGAAATACCAGGTGTTGGCCGCGCAGTTTCAATTTGAAGGTAAAGAGTACCAGGCCGAGGATTTAAAATCAGATAAAGACCTGGTCAAATCTTTAATTCACGGCGGTTCAGGCCTCATTCAAGAAATCAAGTAATCACCATTTAGTTAGAAAGGAAAACAAATCATGGCATTAGATTTATTTGATTTATTTGGTCCAGATGGCCAGGATAACGATGGTGGTTTTAAAACCCTCATGTACATTGCGCCAGAGCGGGATTTTTTAGCCTTAAAAGGCACGAAAACTACTACTGCTGAAGGCGATGAAGTAACCATCGATGGTAGCCATACCTTTAAACCAGGTAAAGGCTTCACGGAAGTTTACGGTACCTTAGATTCCGGCGAAAATAAACTGGAAGCTGTGGGAGAGCGTGATGGTCGCAGTCAAAAAGGCACCATTGAATTCTTCCACCCGGGAAATAAAAAGGCGGCCGCTGTTTTTGCCCGCCGCGTTAAAAACTTAGCCTGTATCTTAATTGTAGAAGAATTAGATGGCACTAAGTTACAACTGGGCAGTAAAGGTTTAGGAATTGAAATAGTGGGTAGCTATAATTCCGGTAAAGTATCCGGTGGTCGTCGTGGCTGGACCTTTAAAGGCGAGTATTACACCAATAAGCAATTATTCTACGAAGGTACGATTGCCTTAAAACCAGCCGAGGAAGAAGAAGGCGGCGCTTAATCGTATTAACAATTAGTGTTTTTCATAAATTTAATTTTACTAAAGCCTGGCCATTCGGTCAGGCTTTTTTCATGATTATCAACCATTAATAAGTATAAATTACCAATGACAATTCAGTATTTAATCCTCAACCTTTCTACTTTTATAAATGTAAAATAAAGAAGCAACCTTAAGTATACTAAAGCCTGACTAGGTTAATAGTCAGGCTTTTTTTACGTCCTTTCCACTGGCCCATTCGCATCGGAAATTTGAAGCATGAAGCTTGAAATTTCCCAATGGCTCAACAGTAACCAGGATTATCCGGCCGGCGTGGCCCTCTACGATCGCTACGGTGATAACCAGGTATTAAAGCAGCTCTTCGCCCATGGGGAGTACTCCTACAGCCGGCGCAAGTTAGTAGCCGCCCTGGAGTTATTACTGGAACAAGAGCCGGCTGCTCCGGAGCCACTCGCCGGGGTATCAGCAACGGCTCCAAAATCCGTTGATCCTAACATCCGCCAACAAATGCGGCCTCTCCTGGATGAAAGAACGATGCTTCATAACCGGCTCGGTTTATACCAGGAACTCAACCTTTCGCAAGAGGAAATGAAACATATTGCTTTCCGGATGTTGGAGCTTACCCGTCAGCTCGCGCCGCTTTACCAACAAACGATTCCGGTGGTACCAGCACCAGCTATCGTAGATTTTAACCAGTTATCGGGCCTGGAACAACTGAAGAAATTATCCAACCTCCGAAGCCTGCGCACGAAAATTAAAAAGAAACCGGAACGGGCTCACGAGCTGCCGGCCATTGAAGCCCAGATACACCAACTCGAACATTTAATCAATATTAAATAATGGAACAGCACTTACCGGAGGCTATTAAGCCAAAGGCCAAGCTCGATACTCGCTTGGACCGGCTTTATTACTCCTTCCTGGATGAAGAAGTGGAAAAAAGCCTTTCGGCGAAAGACCGGGAATATCTAGAGCAACTGGAGGCTGCCTGGTCTTTATTGGTCCAATATCATTCCTTTGAGCAGTCCGTCCCATTGCTTAAAAGTCGTTTTCAGATCAGTCGATCTACCGCGTACCGGGTGCTGAATGATTGTACCCGTTTATTCGGCGATGTTACCCAAACCAGCAAACAAGGGTACCGCCACATTCTCTACGAATACTCGATGCGGGTATTTCAATTAGCTGCTACGCAAAACCCGCCCGAACTCGGCCAGATGAACCGGGCTATTAAAAACATGGCCATGCTCAAAGGTTTGGACCAGAACGATGCCGGCTCTTTCGATGCTGAGTTACTGGAAGCCCACACTTACTTGCTGCAGCTGACAGCTAAAGGATCGGAGAAACCAAAAACCTTAAACATTAACGCCATTAATAAGCTGCCCGAGACTGAATACCAGGAAGTGATGGAGAGTGTGGAGGAGGAAGGCCTGGGAAATCAATCCATCGATGATATCCTCGACGGCAAACTGAGCTCTGATCAGGAGGAAGAAGATGACTAAAACCAAGGCCTTATTCTTTAACCGGCCGCAAAAACGTTTTATTCTTTCATTGCTGTCAGCCGCTGTATCCATCTGGAGCCGCGCCACTGGTAAATCCACGCTCATTGCCTGGCTCATGAAGTTGATAGTCGAGTCCATGCCGCGTAGTAAGTGGGCGCTGGTGGGCAGCACCTATAAGCAAATTCTAACTCTGACGCTCCCCTCAACCATAGCCTCCTTGGAGCGTTTGGGGTTTTATAAGGATAAGCATTACTTCATTGGCCGCAAGTGCCCCGCGGCTTGGAACGGCGTGGAGCCTTACGAACCCCCGTTGGACTACCAGCATTGCATCTACTTCTGGAAACAAGGGGTCGTTTTTCAGATGGTTAGCCAGGATGCCGGTGGCTCCGGCTCCCGGGGAGCGAACTTCGACGGCATTATCTCCGATGAGTCGTTACTCTTGAATAAAGAGCGCTACGATAAAGAAGTATCGGCTGCCAACCGGGGAAACTTACGTTTTTTCCAGAAAAGTCCGCTGCACCACGGCGAATTTCATTTTTCTTCCATGCCGTACGGAGACCAGGGCAAATGGCTGCTCGATGCCGGCCGGTATTACCAAAAAGACAACTACGATTTTCTGCAGCTGCAAAACGAGCTGGTAAAAATGCAGTTGGAATTTATCGATCGGAAAGATCGCGAGTTTCGAATAAAGCTTTGGGAGCAAATGCAGGAGCTCAGCCGGCAAATTCGCTTTTATCCTAGTAAAGAATCAAAATTGCTTTATTCGGAAGCCAATACTTTTGATAACCTGGAAAATCTGGGCTTAAAATACCTGGAAGATCAAAGGGCTACTTTAACGGACTTCGTTTTTTTAGTAGAAATTTTAAATAAAAGGCCCGGAACCGTCGAAGCCGGTTTTTACCCTACTTTAAATTACCAGCGCCATACGTACGAAAATTTTAACAATGGCTACCTGGAAGGCCTCGATTATAATCTCAAAAAGCTGCAGCAAGTCGATAGTCGCATGGATGCCGATTGTGTTTCCAGTCTGCCCCTTAGATTAGCGGTAGATTGGGGCAGCAAAATATCGGTGTTATCCGTGGCCCAGCAACAGGAGCTTACACTAGAATATCGCTTCTTGAAAGGCCTGTATGTGAAGCATCCGAAGCTGATCAACGACCTGGCCGATTTGTTTTGTGATTATTATGAGTACCATTTGAATAAGACCCTGGTATTTATTGAGGACTCTGAGTGGGGTAATGCCCGTAAGCCTGATAGTGACAAGACCTACAATGAGCAGTTCATTGACCGCCTCAAGACCAGGCGCTGGCGGGTAGTACGTACCAACCTGGGTAGGGTGCCCTCCTATCAGACCCGCTATCACCTGGCCCATGAGATGCTAGGGGAAACGGATACCCGTTTACCCAGAATCCGCTTTAATAAGCACAACTGTCGTGATATCCTCACGGCTATGGCCATGGCTCCTGTGAAGCAGGGTCGTACAGGGGAGATCGAGAAAGATAAGAGCAGTGAGAAGAAGCTCACAGTACCAGGTCAGGAGGCTACCCACTTTACTGACACCGTGGACTTAC
This region includes:
- a CDS encoding S49 family peptidase codes for the protein MQVNRILSAVLSQPWLIDPLAAEGLLPLVLKMLEQGPTAQLEEEPKDKKKKGWQYEVALVGHASAGRASLMSYSSYDDAPAGSIAVTTVSGSMMRNDYCGSPGTSTLGQRIKEADAHPNIGAHLVRFNTPGGTVDGTEAFASIIQQTQKPLVAFAESMCSAGYWSGSGANLIVAAGKTAGVGSIGTMISLASFEEYYKKIGIATHNIRATKSKDKNEGYYQALEGKYDKLRTESLDPINEAFMAAVQENRGDKLNLKKEDVLTGKVYYGQSIVDVGLADEIGNFDYAVRRAQELAQEHSSSNQSTIHNQEMSLFSKNKFPKLSALAGKKTEDITAEEFDAVNEELEAAGIDTAGFITAAQLTTFETGLSDATRLQTENNTLTAANTKLTADLATANSEVTRLGALDGAASTGSAKAGTEMEEEAAEDENQKAIDALPHNQALANNPAFN
- a CDS encoding alginate lyase family protein; the protein is MGVLQQSYRIRLASNTIARIIEAVANMTASPKSGNAPLVVAFDGTGSSGTNNADLKEYQWDFGDGVTATTTTPTTTHTYTVVATRKASLVVKDIYNIVSDPFYLTINVGGTQPPEEEYSTFTLDLADMALKYKRLKETTASPPTASYPEYVTALAALKARIGNNSPKVSTLSSNTLTRINYNLTLKPDTYNNSAINYGLSTTKRNAYTLPPYWWPRRVNTTTGTYDSSKSYNEAGAIVGNGEPYVKRDGIVNPETSIYKDAGYIQQIAADVLTLGVYFYYSSDQSYANKAVALLKSFFTSTTTGMMPHSKFIEVIKGNVDWKGYGSSSGFVATEVLTDIADSFQLLRIRGASALDDVFETAMLQWITDFWGYMTKEFTSKPATTDVENYIHWKKLWDPTSSSGIYYNYNNIRTLYTLQVCTFAVLTGKKQWAIDHINKYVKDVGSTKGLISRQFEVVTRTGTNGVSETFCDQPLELSRTRPWTYSCKNLTGWLQLCQLAQYLGMDLANYVSPGGSSIKKAINGMLFYTENTSVFPKLDNGKPISDPVLYDLFDSRARLASGLWPNDAALQTRIKNI